Below is a window of Metamycoplasma cloacale DNA.
TTCGCACTGTTGAAGAACAGATTAATACGTTTGGTGAATTCGGATTTCATATAAACGTATGAATACATAATGAAGACGTATTCAGTCTCAACTAATGGTAAGCTTTGTTGAATAACTTTATGAAGTAATTGGTGATTTGAGTTAATAATTAATTTAAATCTTTCACTACCAAATTCACTGTAGATTTTTTTAATTGATTCATAATCAATGTCATTTGGTTTATCAACGATAGCAATAATGTTGAAATTTTGGTCGCTTTGTTTTAATAAGTTTTTAAAAATATCTTCAATAGATGTTTTGGAATTATAAATGGGAACAACAACGGTGATATATGGCTTATTCATTACATTTTCACCATTCCTGCGACTCTTGGGAAAGGAATAACATCACGAATATTATTCATACCAGTTACATACATAACTAATCTTTCAAATCCAATTCCAAAACCACTTGAAGGGGCATAACCATATCTTCTTAAATCTAGATATCATTGTAGCGGATCAACTGGAATGTGTAATTCTTGCATTCTGTTTAATAATTGGTTATATCTTGCCTCTCTTTGACTTCCGCCAATTAATTCACCAATTCCCGGAACTAATAGATCAAATGCAGCAACTGTTTTTCCATCGTCATTTTGGTGCATATAGAAAGCTTTAATATCTTTTGGATAGTTAATAACTGCAACAGGA
It encodes the following:
- a CDS encoding amino acid--tRNA ligase-related protein; translation: FNLPDIIELADDLLKTAIKNTMEKHPDEMKFLNALSDNTLIEKLNKFIKTKLTIMNYGDAVEELKKHTDEFEEKNLYFGVDLASEHEKYLSEKIVNGPVAVINYPKDIKAFYMHQNDDGKTVAAFDLLVPGIGELIGGSQREARYNQLLNRMQELHIPVDPLQWYLDLRRYGYAPSSGFGIGFERLVMYVTGMNNIRDVIPFPRVAGMVKM